CCACCTCTTTTTTTATGAAACTTCGAGTAGATCTTGCCAACAGGTTGTATATTTTGGAGATCGCTGTTCAGATTTAGTTTTCCAGACTTGGATCACTCCAGTGGTCGCAAACCGCAAAGTATCCCTACCATATATTTCATTGATCGTATCCATTACGCTCATCAGATTGCGCGATCGCATTTTTTCCTCATCATTACTAACATCAAAAAGATTACCTTGGACTTGCTTTTCAGACACAAGCCCTGTCATGATCACACCAGCTTTTTTAAAATTTTGTCCTTTGCGATAGATACTTTCAGTTAGCTGAGCCGCAACACGGGATAGTTCAAGCGTGTAGTTAGTTGATAAATCCAATTCTGCGGTGGCGCTATTTGAGTAGAAATTATCTCGAAAAGGACTAGTTCTCGCAAAAACGGTGATCACACTGGCGGCTTGTTTTTGCCGTCGTAGTTTCTCTGCGGCTCGATGCGTAAAAGAAGCGATAGCTTCTTTTAGTTCGGGCATTGTATCTATTGACTGTGGAAAAGAGCGAGAGACGCAGGTTCCTTTTTTGGGATTATCCAGTAACTCCATCGCTAAACAAGATTCACCTCTCAGCTCTAATTGCAATTTGACACCAACGATACCCATTTTTTTCCGAATCAAGCTCTCATCGGCATTTTTTAATTGTAATGCTGTATTGATGCCTTTTTCTCTCAGCCAAGTAGCATATTTGAAGCCAACACCCCAAATATCACCAACATCTACCTGAGATAGAATTTCATCAATAGATGGATAAACACTGAGATCGAAAACACCTGAGTTAGATTTTTTAGCAATCAGATTGGCTAACTTTGCTAAGGTTTTGGTCGGGGCAATTCCTACTGAAACTGGAATTCCCACCCATTGCAGCACTCTTTGACGGATTTCATTGCCATATTCCGTTAAGTCACGATATCGAAACCCTGATAAATCGATAAAGGCTTCATCAATTGAGTAGATTTCCACATCGGGAGCAAAGTAAGCCAATGTAGACATGACTCTACCTGATAAATCGCCATAAAGACTGTAGTTAGAAGAGTAGACCTGAACATCGTAGCGCTTAATGAGTTCGTAGATTCGGAAGACAGGCACGCCCATCTTGATACCGAGATCTTTGACTTCCTGCGATCGCGCCACTACACAACCATCATTGTTTGATAGGACTACTACAGGTTTTCCCATGAGTGCGGGATTAAATAAACGTTCACAGGAAACGTAAAAGTTATTGCAATCGACCAGAGCGAATCTTTTTTTGGCTTTTTGGTCTAATACTGTGGATAACATTAGTGACAACTCCCCAAATATGTAGTTCGGAATGTTCGTTAATGAAAATCGTCTTGTAGCCAGCGTTCTCAGGAACTAGAGCAACTTCTCCTTTCTGATAATGCAAGCGTTTGACAGTTATTTCTCCCTGTACTACAGCGATTACGATATCGCCGTGGGTGGCTTCAAGAGAGCGATCGACAATCAGTAGATCTCCATCATGAATATGTGCTCCAGTCATCGAATTCCCTGAAGTTCTCACAAAGAAAGTCGCCGCAGGATGAGTCACTAAATAACTATTGAGATCGAGCTTATGTTCCACATAGTCTTCCGCAGGAGAAGGGAAACCCGCAGGGACAGAACAATTTTGCAATGGCAATTCTAATTTAGTGCTCATATCGGGAAGATGAATATCCCTAACACTTTCGGCAAGATTACTAACCTGTTCCTTTGTCCATACGCCAATATTCACTACGACCTGATTGGTAGGCAATTGTATATTTGGCGAGAATTGATGGCGCTTACTATCTCTGAATTGCCTAAATCTACTTTGATGCGGATCGTCACTTTCCATAAGCCTATTTTTGATTAAAGTACGATATTCAAACAATCTAACACGATCTCCTCTGTATAGCAAGATCAAAAAAGAGAATTGCGTCACTTCGCGACACAATTCTCTTTTGTTTTTTTAATTTTTGACTACTCCCTTCCCACCAAAAAGATAGGCATTATAAAGTGAATAATTAG
This portion of the Pseudanabaena sp. BC1403 genome encodes:
- a CDS encoding Y-family DNA polymerase → MGKPVVVLSNNDGCVVARSQEVKDLGIKMGVPVFRIYELIKRYDVQVYSSNYSLYGDLSGRVMSTLAYFAPDVEIYSIDEAFIDLSGFRYRDLTEYGNEIRQRVLQWVGIPVSVGIAPTKTLAKLANLIAKKSNSGVFDLSVYPSIDEILSQVDVGDIWGVGFKYATWLREKGINTALQLKNADESLIRKKMGIVGVKLQLELRGESCLAMELLDNPKKGTCVSRSFPQSIDTMPELKEAIASFTHRAAEKLRRQKQAASVITVFARTSPFRDNFYSNSATAELDLSTNYTLELSRVAAQLTESIYRKGQNFKKAGVIMTGLVSEKQVQGNLFDVSNDEEKMRSRNLMSVMDTINEIYGRDTLRFATTGVIQVWKTKSEQRSPKYTTCWQDLLEVS
- a CDS encoding translesion error-prone DNA polymerase V autoproteolytic subunit yields the protein MSTKLELPLQNCSVPAGFPSPAEDYVEHKLDLNSYLVTHPAATFFVRTSGNSMTGAHIHDGDLLIVDRSLEATHGDIVIAVVQGEITVKRLHYQKGEVALVPENAGYKTIFINEHSELHIWGVVTNVIHSIRPKSQKKIRSGRLQ